The Brevibacillus humidisoli DNA segment ACGGCCAATCCTCCACCCAACCCTACCACGATCAGCAAGAATAGCTGGATCATGCTCATGGTTTGGTCTTTTCGTTCTCCTTGTTTTCGTACTGCAAGTAGTACTGGTCAACGTTTTGCTGATAGAGAAACAATTCCACTTCCAACGGACTTGGTTCTTCATTGATCCGCTTTCGAAAGAGATGATTAAAAAACAGCACCATCCCCAATCCGATCCCCAAAGAATAGGGAATCTGCAGCAGCAGCGGCTGTTGATTGTGCTCACCCGTAATCAGATAGTAAAGTCGCTGATGGACCTGAAGCATGCTGACATCCGTGTGAAAGTTCATGATGGCTAATCCCGAGCCGATAAACAGAACCACCCACACAAAACCTACCAATAATAAATTGGGATTCCGGTGCGGACGGGCCACTTCCACGATTATTTGTGGTGCACCCTGAACCTCTAGTGGCACTTCGGGAAGCATCTGCCGCAACTTGCCGATCACCTGCATAATATCAATGATAATCAAATCCCCATCTTCCGGTTTGACTTGGTAAACGTGCAGTTTGGCGATACCCTTTTCTTTTTCTCCATCCCAGTACAGCTGGCAGATATCGCCAAGCGAGATCACTGCACCTGGTTTGACTGACAGACGCTTGCGCAGGCGCAGATACAACGGCTCGCTCATCAAGCTCCCTCCTCTGACAGGCTGGTTATAGGCTAGTATGTGCCCCGGACAACAGGAAAATGCAACAGGCGCGCGACCCTGACCCCCATGCCAAGAAGGAGGACAAAAAAAGACCAGATCAAGCTACTGCTCAATCTGGTCGCGTATCGTTTTTAAGATTCGTTTTTCCAACCGAGAAACCTGCACCTGTGAGATGCCCAGACGCTCCGCTACCTCCGACTGCGTCTGATCCCTGTAGTACCTGAGGTAGACGATCAGTTGTTCTCGCTCGCTCAGCCGACTGATCGCATCTTTGATCGCGATCTTGTCAAACCATTTTCCCATGTTGTCATCAGCAATCTGATCAATCAGCGTGATGGGATCTCCGTCGTTTTCAAACACGGTTTCGTGGATCGAAGAAGGTGCCCGGCTTGCCTCTTGGGCAAACACAACATCTTCCGGGCTGATGCCCAGCGCTTCGGCCACTTCGCCCACAGTAGGCGAACGTCCGAAGTGCTTATACAGCTCGTCTTTGGTGCGGCGCACCTTGTTGGCCGTCTCTTTTAGCGAACGGCTTACTTTTACCGTCCCATCATCTCGCAGGAAACGCTGTATCTCGCCGATAATCATCGGCACTGCGTAAGTGGAAAACTTGACGTCATAGTTCAGGTCAAACTTGTCCACGGCTTTCAAAAGCCCGATACAACCGATCTGGAACAAGTCATCCGCTTCATAGCCACGGTTGATAAACCGCTGTACGACTGACCACACCAAGCGGATGTTGCTGTTTACCAGACATTCGCGGGCCTCGGCATCCCCGCTTTGACTCTTTGCAATCAACTTTTTTACTTGTTCATTCGTCAAAAACGGCTGACCTGGTTGTTTGATTTCAGCTCCCATGGCATTACCCCTAGTTTTGCATGGCTTTTGCGAAGGAGAGACGCTTGGTCATGCGTATTCTCGTTCCTTTTCCGACGCTGGTTGCCACCTCGATTGAATCCACAAAGTTCTCCATAATGGTAAAACCCATACCCGATCGTTCCAGCTCCGGCTTTGTCGTGTACAGCGGCTGCATCGCTTGATCCAGGTCGTCGATGCCCTTCCCGTTATCTTCAATGACCAGTTCAATTAAGTCATCCTGGATCGATACCTCAATGTAGACGATCCCCTCCGGATTTTCTTCGTATCCGTGGATGATGGCATTGGTGACCCCTTCTGATACGACCGTCTTGATCTCTTCCATCTCCTCCATCGTCACATCCAACTGGGAGATAAACGATGCGACAGCGACACGGGCAAACGATTCATTTTGGCTGAGGGCAGCAAACTGGAGGCGCATGAAATTCCGCAGACTCACTTACGCCACCCCCAATACGTGCAAAGCTTCTGCTTCGCTCTCACGAAACTTGATCACTTTAAACAGTCCCGACATTTCGAAGATCCGTTGAACGGTCGGATTGATCGAACAAACAACCATCTCTCCCGAACGGGCTGATACCTGTTTATACCGCCCAAGAATCACACCGATTCCGGAACTGTCCATAAACTCCAGGTCTTTTAGACTTAGTACAATGTGACGTATATCCGCATTACGAAGAACCTCATCCACTTTGTTACGCAGATCGTTAGCCGTGTGATGATCCAGCTCTCCTCGCAGGCGAACGACGAGAACATCGTGTTTCGTCTCCATGTCGACAGACAGACTCATGTTCGGAACACTCCTCTTCCCGTTGATAGACTCTCTTTTCTCCGCACCAGCAGGCAATTCCTCCCAGTCGACAAAAGAACAAAAAAATCGAGAAGCCATGTCGATTCCGGGACATCTCGATTCTTTGCGTAGATTGTCAGGAGTGATAGTGGATCAAGATTTGCTTGGATGTTCGCTTGAGAATCTCCCACAGGCTTGCTTGCTGTATCGTTTTTTCCGGATGCAGATCGATACGGGCAACCTCGACTCCATCCTTTTTGATGAATATATGACCGATCACCTCTTCCTTTTTCAAAGGAGCCTGGACAAATGACTTGACCACCACTTCCCGTGTAAACATCTCCGGTTTTTCGCCGCGTTTGGTAAGCAGACTCACATCTTGCGAGGTGACCGCATTGACTAGCGGTTCTCGTCCTTTATCGACCGAAAGCTGCTTTACGGGTTCCCCTTTTTTGTAGATAGGGTACACTTGGTAATGATTAAAGGCGTAGTTGAACATGGCGGTTACTTCACTGTTGCGTGTTTTGGTGTCCGGTTCGCCAAGCACCACGGCAATCACCCGCATGTTGTTCCGTTTCGCCGTAGCGGACAGGCAGTATTTGGCTTGTGAGGTGTAGCCCGTTTTTAAACCGTCTACCCCCTCATAAAAACGTACCAGTCGATTGGTATTGACCAACCAGAATGGATTGTTGCTTTCCTTGCGAAGGTAATCCTGATAGATTCCCGTATACTTGGTGATCAGTTCGTATTTCAGCAGTTCTCGCGACATGATCGCGATGTCGTGGGCGGTTGAGTAGTGGTCGGGAGCGGGCAGTCCGTTCGAGTTGACAAAATGGGTGTTTTTCATCCCCAACTGCTTGGCCCGCTGGTTCATCTTGGCGACAAACGCTTCTTCTGTTCCGCCGATGTGCTCAGCCATTGCTACGGAAGCATCATTGCCGGACGCGACCGCGATTCCTTTGATCATATCTTCTACGGTCATCGTTTCACCAGCTTGCAGGAAGATCTGCGAGCCACCCATGGAAGCAGCGCGTTCACTGGTTCGCACGGTATCCGTCAACTTCAACTCTCCGCGGTCAATCGCTTCCATGATCAACAGCAGGGTCATAACCTTGGTGATGCTGGCTGGAGGCAGTTTTTGGTGACTGTTTTTTTCGTACAGAACGGTTCCTGAATCCATCTCCATCAGAATGGCTGAGGTGGCCTTTGGCGCCATATTCAACTCAGGAGCTGCTTCCGATGCAGCCAGGACTGGCGAGGAAAAAAAGACGAAACAAAGGATGGTACAAACCAGACTGCGATATCTGCTTTTCATGACGCTCTCTTCCCTCCATTTCATGCTCTTATTCTCTCCAAGGATAGAGGAAAATATTCACAAAAAAGAGGGTGTCCCAAAAGCCATGAATAATGGCTGAGGGATCCCCCTTTTTTTTCAATCTAGAAAAACAAAAAGAAACCATCCTTTGGTAAAATGTAAGTGCGACCCAACACATACAAAAGGAGTGGTTTCTTTGTACATTCAATATACCATGGATCAACTTTGTTTACCAATGGATGTAGAAGAGGACATTCCCGCCAATCATCTCGTTCGTGTGGTCAACGCCGCTGTCAATCGTCTCGACGACGCCATCTTTGACGCGGCTTACCCCGGAGGCGGACGAGACAGCTATCACCCCAAGATGCTCACCAAAATCATCATCTATGCCTACACCCAGCGCATCTACTCTTCTCGCCAGATTGCCAAGGCCGTCCGTGAAAACATAATGTTCATGTGGATCGCAGGCAGACAACGTCCGGACTTCCGCACCATCAACCGCTTTCGCTCGGAACGAATGAAACCCGTACTGGAGACTGTGTTTACCGCCATTCTTCAATTCTTGGTCGAGGAGAATTACGTGCAGCTGGAGCATTACTTTGTGGACGGTACCAAGATCGAAGCCAATGCGAATCGGTATACGTTTGTTTGGGGAAAGGCTGTCGTCAAGCACAAAGCCAAGCTCCAGGAGAAAGTGAAGACCTTGTTTGCCACCATTGAGGAAGCCGAAAAGCAAGAAGAAGGAGCGCACGGGGGCCAAGATCTTCGCGAGCTGGGCGAGTCCTCTACCCTCACAAGTGAAAAGCTGGAGCATGCCGTCAAGCAATTGGAGGAACGCCTGCAGGAGAAGCCAAAAGACAAGCCACTAAAGAAGGCGGTTCGCACCATCCGCAAAGACCTGCTTCCTCGCCTCCAAAAGTATGAAACACATGAGAAGATACTAGGCACTCGAAATAGTTACAGCAAAACGGACCCTGACGCTACCTTTATGCGAATGAAGGAAGACCACATGCGAAACGGCCAGCTCAAACCTGGCTACAATGTGCAGATTGGCACCGAAAATCAATTCATTGTCGGCTACAGTGTGCATCAGCGGCCGACCGATACGCGCTGCTTTATCCCTCATCTTGAAAAAGTAAAGGCGCAGATCGGAAAGCTACCGAGAAGCGTCATCGCAGATGCGGGTTATGGCGGCGAAGAGAATTATGACTATCTCGAACAAAACGAAGTCGAAGCCATCGTCAAATACAGCACGTATCACCGCGAAAAAAGCAAGGCATGGCAAAGGGACATCAGCAAGATCGACAACTGGACGTATAACAGTGAGCAAGATACGTGGACATGCGCAGCGGGGCAAACCCTCCATTTCCGAAGAGAGAGCAAGGAGAAAACGGAAAGTGGATACGAAATCGTGTACCGTCATTACAGAAGCGCCGGTTGCGAGGACTGTCCGTTGAAGTCTCAGTGTACGAAAGCCCAAGGCAATCGCGAAGTCAAAGTCAGCATGAAGTATTTGCGGCTAAAGAACCAAGCAAAGCAGAAGCTCCGCAGCGAAGAAGGGTATGCCCTGGCAGTGAGGCGCATGATTGAGCCGGAGCCCGTGTTTGGTGCTATGAAGAACAATCGAGGGTTCAAAAGGTTCCTGCTTCGAGGCTTACCGAAAGTAAGTCTGGAGGTCGGGTGGCTTTCCCTTGCCCACAATTTGCTCAAGAAGGCTGCAGTGGACGCCCAAAGACAAGGAGCTAAGCGAGAACAGGTCGCTTAGCTCCTTTGTTTTTTGTTTCTTCCGAGACTTATCTAATTTTTTTTCTGATGAGGTCGTTCCTAAGTTTACTTTTGGGACACCCTCGTTAGTCCTTACGAGATGACGAACCGTTTCACTTGTTTGGCTAGATCGTCGGCTAGTTTCTTCAGATTCTCTACGTTTTCCGTCATCTGGGCAATCGAGTCAAGCTGCTGATCGATCGTCCCCACTACGCCACCGATGGAGCCGTTGATTTCATCTGACATGGCAGAGAGTCGCTGCATGGAGGAGATGACCACCTGATTGCCCGCCGCCATTTCCTCCGAGGTAGCCGTCATCGCTTCACTCTGTTCGGCAGCTGACTGAATCTCCCGGAGAATGTGCTGGAAAGACTCCCCTACTGTTTCGACTGCGTTCAGTCCGTCGCCAACCATTTGTACGACTTGGTCCATGTTGCCGCTCATATCAGTAGCTTCTTCGTTAATCGAGTGGGCGATGTTGGCAATTTTTTCTGAAAAGGCACTGCTTTCCTCCGCCAGCTTGCGTACCTCGCTGGCCGCTACGGAAAAACCTCTCCCCGCTTCTCCCGCGCGTGCCGCTTCGATTGCAGCATTGAGCGCAAGCAAATTCGTCTGGGATGCGATCGTCGTAATCATCTCCACGATGCTGGTGATCTCCTTGGCTCGGTCGCGGAGGCTGTGCATCCGTTTTGTCGTCTGCTCCACTTCCGTAGTTACGTTCCTCACTTTGTCGATTACTTCTTGTACCAGGGTGACTCCGCTCTGTGCACGTTCAAATGTACGAGTGGTCGCCGTTGAAGTAGACTCGGCTGCAATCGCCACCTGTTCGACGCCCTGTGAGATCTCTGTCACGGTGGCAGCTGCTGACTGGACCTCTTTCGTCTGCTGACCGACCCTCTCCGAAATCACACCAATATTGTCGGAGATCTGATCAACAGCCTGCCGGTTTGATTGGGCGAACACATGGAGATCCTCTGCCGCTTCGTTTAGATGAGAGGCTTGCCCCTGTACCAAAGAGATCAAACCGCGTAGTTCCCCTACCATCCGGTTCATCGTTTGGCCAAGCAGTGCCAATTCATCGTTTCCGCGCACATCTACCTGTATATTGAAGTCTCCACTGCCGATGCGCTGCATGTCCTGGGCGATCTGATGAAGGGAGCGGCGAATGCGCCGTGCAAACCACCAAATGCAAAGTGCAGCCAGCAAGATGATCGGAATACTGATCAGCAGGAAAAACTGCCCCATATGATCCACTTCACCGTAAATCTCATCAACGGAGGTGGTAAGCACGATGTTCCAGCCAATGGAAGGGATTGGCGCAAATGCAGCAAAGGAAGAATCACCGTTTCGGTCATAGATCAAACTGCTGCTTTGCTGCTGTTTCATCCGTTCCAACATTTCCTGATAAGCAGGATCTTTGTGCAGTTCCAGCGTGTTGTTGTGTTTGGTGTCACGATGTGCGATCACCAAGCCATTTCCATTGACCATGTAGGCGTATCCCTGCTCCATGAATGGAATCGCGGATACTTTATCGATAAGCTGCTGAATGGAGAAGCCGACAACGAGAACACGACTCGGGTCACTATTTTGATCACCGATTGGAGCTGCGATGTAGAGGACGCTTCGCTCCGCACCGGGGACAATTTCTTCATCTGATATGTATGTCGCTTTGGTTTGCACAGCCTGTTTAACGTACTGTTTGTCGACAAAGTTCTCATCGATTTTGCCTGTCAGCGAAAACAACTGTTGGCCTGTCGTTCCGTTCAACAGGAATACCTTGATCACCTCTGGATGGCTTTGCGCCAAGAGACGGAACTGCTCCAGAATCAACGTCTCCAAATCGGTGGTCATCACCCGTTTGGATGCCGTCGCTTTCGTCGAGTTGATCAATCCTTGCAACCATTCTTCCGTGCTGGCACTGTGCTGCTCTGCCAACATTTTAGCCTGTCTGGAGGTTATGCTCATCAACGTTTCTTTGGAATACGTCAAGGCAATGAATTGAGATAATACCATAATAAGGATGACAAGAACAATTCCAAACCCAACCATCTTTCTGGCAAGCGAACCGTTCATTTGCTTCATCTGCTCCGGTTTGCCATCTTCGTTTGACCATTGCTTCTTCTCTTTGCTCCCCAACAGCCGACTCCACCCTTTTTGACTAGGACCAAGGAACTCTCTTTTTTTCGTCGTGGTCATCATGAAGCCCCCTTTCATACATGCCGGATCCAATAATAAATTCTCTTTTTCCCGTAAAAATCCTTCTTTTGAACCAATTTTCCATCAGGTCTTCTGGATCATTCCCTTGTATCCTTTTTCATTTGCAGTAGCTTGAACAGAGGTTACTTAGAAAAGACCATAAAAAATAAGACGGGTTCCCTAATGAGAAGGGATCCCCTCTGTCGTTGTTCATCAATCTCACATCATTGCTTTCTTGGTCTTCCTTGCTTTTTTGCTGCTGTTTTTTTATGTTGGATCGACTAAGAGGCCGAACGTTCGGTAACCCGCTGCAGCCGCTTCCGCTCTTGATACGTACGACACTACAATGATAAATGGCACAAGCGTGAGCAGGATCAGCAGCATGCCATCCACAAACGCCCACGAGAAAATGGATTGATGATATATGTTGCCTACAATTCTGACGATGAAGTCGATGGCGATTTGAAGTTGAAACGCGTAAAAGAACCAAACCGTCCATCCCAAGCCAAAAAGATAAAACCAACCGTACCATTGAATCACCTTTTTTTCATGATCGGTTACATACTCCCACATGGCTAGCTCATCGTCCGAGAGTCTAAAGAAAAACCTGCGCAAATAAAGCCTTGTGTTGGCGAGCAAGTTCTGACAGCGGAACAGTGTAGTAAAAACGTAATATATGTCGGTCTCCATAAAAAACATGAATTGAAAAACGAGCGACATGATGATGATCAGATTCACCATCTGCAAGAAGGCAACGACCTCGATGGGGACCGAAAGCCACCCTACATCGTGTGCAAACAGAACCCAGATTCCAAGGGACAAAAAAGTCACATCCCATGCCATCCCCGCGAAGTAGGCCCGGTATCGTTTTGCAGGGGGAAGCAGCACGATATTGGACATGTTTGTTTCAGCAACGGCAAAAACAAGCCGATGGCTGAGTCCGATGCGACTGCCCACTCCGAGGGAACGAGCGGCCATCAAGTGAGCCAATTCGTGTAAAAAGACCAGCACCCAACCTGTGGCAAAAGCAACAATCAGGGATATGGACAGGGAAGGGGAGAAAAACAGATCGGCATGCTGTGGAATCAACCCTGGCTGCAGCAGACAAAGCAAGACAGCGGAGAGAAATAGGATGAGATATAGACCAAACGAGATACGAGTTTTTCTTCGACGATTTGTTTCACTTCGGCGACCGTCTTTCCCTGATCAAGCAGATGAATAATCTGTACTCCGATAGTCGGGGTACAATGTAGTTGCTCACATCGGGTCGGCCAATTAAGATTTCCTCCTCGTTCTCCTCTCTAGACTGCAACTCGTGCATGATGAGGATGCTGTCTTCCGATACCTGCACGGTCAGCACTCCTTTCTCTATCCTCTACGAACGAATTCGGGAATGCCCGTATCATATTGCCCCAGTACTTGAAAGATACGGTGTTCACCCGTCCCCCTCCCGCATGTCGGGCAATCGGCTTCATTCCTTCCCCATTCGATGACTGTATTCTTCTCAAAGGTATGTAAACGAATCGAGATGATTTTATTCAGAGACTGAACCTCTGCAATCCCCGTTATCAGATTCATCGCTTCTGCTGCGATCATACCGGTTGTGATCATCACATTGGGACAGACAGCGGCGGTGGGGTGGCGATAATTGGATTCCATCACTTCTGATAAAAAGCGAGGATAGCTCTCTTCCCTGCTGCGGTGCAAATGCAGGCAATCGACACAACCGGTCTACCCGGGAATGATGGTGTATACCATTCCCTCTGTCAGATTGATGCCTCCCCCGATCAAGGGAATACCCAGCTCTACACACGCCTGGTTGACCATACGCTGCAGAATGACAAATGGTTGATCAGCGGCTAGCAAGACAAGATCGCTCCCTTGTATCGCTGTACGAATCTCGTCTACCGATCTCAATTGGACAGAAAGCGTCTCAATCGCAAGGTCAGAATTGAACTCATTGACGAAGGTTTGAGCAACCTCTATCTTTTTGCGTCCTATATCACCCTCTTTAAACATGAACTGCCGGTTTAAATTACTCAACTCTACTGTATCAAAATCCAAAATCCGGATATGGCCAAATCCCAGCCCGGTCAAATTAACCAGAATACTGGAGCCAAACGCTCCCATGCCAAGGACAGTGACCCTTGTTTGCAAAAGCTTTTCCTGTACGGCGTACGGACTGTAGTGTGCATCGGTAAAAAAAGAGAAATAGCGAACGTTGGCTTTATATCTCTCCCGTTGCCGATCTGTCAAGCTATTTTGGGTGCCGAACGATTCATTCTCGATAAACCCAAGAGTATTTAATTCATCAATAGCCTCCTGAACATCTTCCAAGTCTAACTCCCGATACTTCAACAACAGCTCGTTGTGAATCACTTCCACCGATCGACTTCCATCCAACATTTTTGTCAGTTCGCTTACAAATCCTATTTCATCTTCTACATCAACCGCAATCCCGGGAACATCGCCCAGACGAAGCGAACGATCGTCAAACCGGTAAATGGGGTGAATCGCTTTAAATTTGGGATACAAATCTACCGCCACTCGCCTCTCCTCCCCCAAAAATGAAGTAAGAAGAGAGACGGCATAAGACCATGCCGTCATCTCTTCGTGTCAAAAACCTGAACGTGATTCATCTGAGGTGTTTAAACGTTGGACGTGAAAACCGTCGTGCGAACACTTTCCACTTTTTTTGCCTTAATTTTCATAAATTCTAAACTCACAAAATATTTTGTATTTTATTACAATTTTTATTATAAAGACAATCCTGTGCCTGTCAATAATATTTTTTTGATTTAAGATTTTTTGTTTTGCTCCAAGGAAAAAAAGAGCCTGAAAATCGGTACTTTATCATACCGATCCCCAGGCTATAGAAACAATTCCTGCTTTTTTTGTCCTACACGGTCACTATCTAGTAGACAGTCGACAACTACCTAATCGTGTGTACGATTTCAACATGGACTAACTGTACAGATGACAAGCCGCATAGTGTCCTGGCTCTACCTCTTTCCACACTGGTTCGATCTCCGCACACTCCGGCATTGCTTTCGGACAGCGAGTCCGGAAATGACAGCCGCTCGGCGGGTTCATCGGGCTAGGGACATCACCTTCCAGGACAATCCGCTCCCGCTTCCGCTCAATCTCCGGATCCGGGATCGGAATCGCTGACAGGAGGGCTTGTGTATAAGGGTGGAGCGGTTTGTCGTACAACTTGTCGCTCTCAGCAATCTCCACCATTTTCCCCAAGTACATCACGCCGACACGGTCGGAGATGTATTTCACCATTGACAGGTCATGGGCAATAAACATGTAGGTCAAGCCCATTTTTTCCTGAAGTTGTTCCAACAGATTGACTACCTGCGCCTGCACCGACACATCAAGTGCCGAGATCGGCTCGTCACAGACAATAAACTTCGGCTCTACCGCCAAGGCACGGGCAATCCCGATCCGCTGACGCTGTCCCCCGGAGAATTCATGAGGGAACCGGTTCATGTGCTCAGGGTTTAGGCTGACGAGCGAAAGCAGTTCTTGAATCCGCTCTTTCCGTTTTTGGCCTGTTGCCAAGCCGTGGATGTCCAATGCCTCTCCGATGATGTCGCCAACGGTCATCCGCGGGTTAAGGGATGCGTACGGGTCTTGGAAGATCATCTGCATGCTGCGCCGCATCGCCTTCATTTCCTGTGCATTCAGCTGATTGATGTTTTTGCCGTCAAATATTACTTCGCCTGCTGTCGGCTCATACAGACGCAGAATGGTTCTGCCTGCCGTCGACTTTCCGCAGCCTGATTCACCTACGATCCCCAGCGTTTCGCCACGCTTGATATCAAAGGTGATGTCATTGACCGCCTTTAACGTATGGTCGCCTACTTGAAAGTATTTCTTCAGGTTGCGAACCTGTAACAACGCTTCTTGATTTGACAAAGTTGCCCCTCCTTCCTAAGAACCAACTCGGCTTTGTGCGAGCGGATGCTGCAGCCAACAAGCCGTCTTTTGTGTTTTGCTTACCTCACCTAGTTCGGGATCGATCTCCTGGCACACCTTCATCGCTGACTCGCAGCGGGCAGTGAATCCGCAGCCCACCGGCGGTCTCAACAGGTCCGGCGGCGTACCGAAGATCGGGGTAAGCGGTTCGTCCTTGTTCAGGTCGAGGCGCGGAACTGAACGAAGCAGCCCTTTTGTATAGGGATGCTGCGGGTTGTAGAAAATATCGTCAACCGTTCCAGTTTCAATCACTTTCCCGGCATACATGACGATGACCCGGTCACAAACCTCGGCAACAACCCCCAAATCGTGGGTAATCAAGATAATGGAGGTATCCATTTTCTGCTGCAAGTCTTTCATCAGTTCAAGGATCTGCGCCTGAATGGTCACGTCAAGTGCTGTCGTCGGCTCGTCGGCGATCAACAGCTTGGGTGAGCAGGCGAGCGAGATCGCGATCATCGCACGCTGACGCATTCCACCGGAAAATTGGTGAGGGTACTGATCGATCCGTTTATCCGGCTGAGGAATCCCAACCATCTCAAGCAGTTCAACAGCGCGGCTGCGAGCTGCCGATCTACTCATTTTCTGGTGCTTGATCAAGCCTTCAACGATCTGGTTTCCTACCGTCATCGTTGGATTAAGGGATGTCATCGGATCCTGGAAGATCATGCCGATATCTTTTCCGCGAATTTCTTCCATGTCCTTGTTCGATTTTTTGACTATGTCCTGCCCTTGAAAGAGGATTTCCCCTGATTTGATTTCACCTGGAGGCATCGGGATCAGCTTCATCAATGATTGTGCGGTCACCGACTTCCCACAGCCGGACTCGCCGACAATCGCCACTGCCTCCCCTTTATTCACGTGAAAGTTTACGCCGCGAACAGCTTTTACTTCACCGGCATAGGTGTGAAAAGATACGTGCAGATCGTTTACTTCGAGTATGCGCTCCATTATGCTCCCCCCTATTTCCGCAGTTTTGGATCTACGGCGTCGCGTATACCGTCACCTAACAAGTTAAATGCCAGCATGGTGATACTGATGAATATAGCCGGGAACAGCAAACGCCACGGGTAGTAGCGCATCGCAGATAATCCCTCGGAAGCCATCGTTCCCCATGATGCGACCGGTGCGGAAACACCAAGACCGAGGAAAGA contains these protein-coding regions:
- the sigF gene encoding RNA polymerase sporulation sigma factor SigF, translated to MGAEIKQPGQPFLTNEQVKKLIAKSQSGDAEARECLVNSNIRLVWSVVQRFINRGYEADDLFQIGCIGLLKAVDKFDLNYDVKFSTYAVPMIIGEIQRFLRDDGTVKVSRSLKETANKVRRTKDELYKHFGRSPTVGEVAEALGISPEDVVFAQEASRAPSSIHETVFENDGDPITLIDQIADDNMGKWFDKIAIKDAISRLSEREQLIVYLRYYRDQTQSEVAERLGISQVQVSRLEKRILKTIRDQIEQ
- a CDS encoding IS1182 family transposase, whose product is MYIQYTMDQLCLPMDVEEDIPANHLVRVVNAAVNRLDDAIFDAAYPGGGRDSYHPKMLTKIIIYAYTQRIYSSRQIAKAVRENIMFMWIAGRQRPDFRTINRFRSERMKPVLETVFTAILQFLVEENYVQLEHYFVDGTKIEANANRYTFVWGKAVVKHKAKLQEKVKTLFATIEEAEKQEEGAHGGQDLRELGESSTLTSEKLEHAVKQLEERLQEKPKDKPLKKAVRTIRKDLLPRLQKYETHEKILGTRNSYSKTDPDATFMRMKEDHMRNGQLKPGYNVQIGTENQFIVGYSVHQRPTDTRCFIPHLEKVKAQIGKLPRSVIADAGYGGEENYDYLEQNEVEAIVKYSTYHREKSKAWQRDISKIDNWTYNSEQDTWTCAAGQTLHFRRESKEKTESGYEIVYRHYRSAGCEDCPLKSQCTKAQGNREVKVSMKYLRLKNQAKQKLRSEEGYALAVRRMIEPEPVFGAMKNNRGFKRFLLRGLPKVSLEVGWLSLAHNLLKKAAVDAQRQGAKREQVA
- a CDS encoding HesA/MoeB/ThiF family protein — its product is MAVDLYPKFKAIHPIYRFDDRSLRLGDVPGIAVDVEDEIGFVSELTKMLDGSRSVEVIHNELLLKYRELDLEDVQEAIDELNTLGFIENESFGTQNSLTDRQRERYKANVRYFSFFTDAHYSPYAVQEKLLQTRVTVLGMGAFGSSILVNLTGLGFGHIRILDFDTVELSNLNRQFMFKEGDIGRKKIEVAQTFVNEFNSDLAIETLSVQLRSVDEIRTAIQGSDLVLLAADQPFVILQRMVNQACVELGIPLIGGGINLTEGMVYTIIPG
- a CDS encoding stage V sporulation protein AA; the encoded protein is MSEPLYLRLRKRLSVKPGAVISLGDICQLYWDGEKEKGIAKLHVYQVKPEDGDLIIIDIMQVIGKLRQMLPEVPLEVQGAPQIIVEVARPHRNPNLLLVGFVWVVLFIGSGLAIMNFHTDVSMLQVHQRLYYLITGEHNQQPLLLQIPYSLGIGLGMVLFFNHLFRKRINEEPSPLEVELFLYQQNVDQYYLQYENKENEKTKP
- a CDS encoding D-alanyl-D-alanine carboxypeptidase family protein, with amino-acid sequence MKSRYRSLVCTILCFVFFSSPVLAASEAAPELNMAPKATSAILMEMDSGTVLYEKNSHQKLPPASITKVMTLLLIMEAIDRGELKLTDTVRTSERAASMGGSQIFLQAGETMTVEDMIKGIAVASGNDASVAMAEHIGGTEEAFVAKMNQRAKQLGMKNTHFVNSNGLPAPDHYSTAHDIAIMSRELLKYELITKYTGIYQDYLRKESNNPFWLVNTNRLVRFYEGVDGLKTGYTSQAKYCLSATAKRNNMRVIAVVLGEPDTKTRNSEVTAMFNYAFNHYQVYPIYKKGEPVKQLSVDKGREPLVNAVTSQDVSLLTKRGEKPEMFTREVVVKSFVQAPLKKEEVIGHIFIKKDGVEVARIDLHPEKTIQQASLWEILKRTSKQILIHYHS
- a CDS encoding methyl-accepting chemotaxis protein, translating into MTTTKKREFLGPSQKGWSRLLGSKEKKQWSNEDGKPEQMKQMNGSLARKMVGFGIVLVILIMVLSQFIALTYSKETLMSITSRQAKMLAEQHSASTEEWLQGLINSTKATASKRVMTTDLETLILEQFRLLAQSHPEVIKVFLLNGTTGQQLFSLTGKIDENFVDKQYVKQAVQTKATYISDEEIVPGAERSVLYIAAPIGDQNSDPSRVLVVGFSIQQLIDKVSAIPFMEQGYAYMVNGNGLVIAHRDTKHNNTLELHKDPAYQEMLERMKQQQSSSLIYDRNGDSSFAAFAPIPSIGWNIVLTTSVDEIYGEVDHMGQFFLLISIPIILLAALCIWWFARRIRRSLHQIAQDMQRIGSGDFNIQVDVRGNDELALLGQTMNRMVGELRGLISLVQGQASHLNEAAEDLHVFAQSNRQAVDQISDNIGVISERVGQQTKEVQSAAATVTEISQGVEQVAIAAESTSTATTRTFERAQSGVTLVQEVIDKVRNVTTEVEQTTKRMHSLRDRAKEITSIVEMITTIASQTNLLALNAAIEAARAGEAGRGFSVAASEVRKLAEESSAFSEKIANIAHSINEEATDMSGNMDQVVQMVGDGLNAVETVGESFQHILREIQSAAEQSEAMTATSEEMAAGNQVVISSMQRLSAMSDEINGSIGGVVGTIDQQLDSIAQMTENVENLKKLADDLAKQVKRFVIS
- the spoIIAB gene encoding anti-sigma F factor → MRLQFAALSQNESFARVAVASFISQLDVTMEEMEEIKTVVSEGVTNAIIHGYEENPEGIVYIEVSIQDDLIELVIEDNGKGIDDLDQAMQPLYTTKPELERSGMGFTIMENFVDSIEVATSVGKGTRIRMTKRLSFAKAMQN
- the spoIIAA gene encoding anti-sigma F factor antagonist, which produces MSLSVDMETKHDVLVVRLRGELDHHTANDLRNKVDEVLRNADIRHIVLSLKDLEFMDSSGIGVILGRYKQVSARSGEMVVCSINPTVQRIFEMSGLFKVIKFRESEAEALHVLGVA